AataagggggagggggaagggcgaGACCGAAGGGCTACTGGGGACCTTTCTTCAGTTTCTGTGGGTGCCGCACCCACTCGcgacccccaccccccgacttGGCCGGGCCCCAACACTAGTCTGCACTGGAGAAAGCTCCTCCCTCAGATCCCGGCCGGATCTGGGAGAAGAGGCTGGGAGTGGCCTGCACCGTGAGATTGGAATTTCAGAGAGACAGCGCGGGGAGAGCTTCGGTGTGTGGTTGGCTGGCACTTTATTTTGCGGAATTTTTAGGTCAGTGATACAGCACGTGGTGGTTCGTAGGGGAAAGTGTGTTCTCCAGCTAGGGCCCCAGCCCTCCAGTGCAGCGCAGGGGTGAAGGTGGCTGGGCCAGGGCACACACGGGACCCATGAGCCTTTGTCACTGCCAATCTCCAAAAGGCACTTTCTCAAGTCTGCGCACAGGAAGGGGTCTTGATGACAGGATGGTACTGAaacccgggggtgggggtgggggtggggccgggcagtgggggtagggggtgcCAGGTCTCATTCCCGGTGGATGGCTGCTGGGTTGGGATGGAGGCAGGGATTTTATTGTAGTGATgacccgccccctcccccgccccatcgCGCGGTGCGCAAGCTCAGGAGTAGGAAGCAGGTTCTGGTTTTCGGTAATCTTCCTGAATGGGGATGGCGCCGCCCTCTTCCTCCCTGGGGCAGCTGTAAGGACAAGGCTCTGCAGGCACCACTGGACTTTCTTCTTTGTCTGCGGGAGGAGAATCAGATGAACCTTGGcgggcagggggggtggggggtggtgaaggGAGTGGAGATAAACCAAGGAGGGTCAGCCTGGGGGAGGGCTGTCAGGGGGCTGCCACctaagaggaaaggaagaggaggTGGGAGCCAGGATTGGTAAAGATGGAGTGAGGAAGGCTTCTGTGAGTTTCCAGGCATGGACAGCGGGGCTGGGGTGGTAGGGTAGGGTGCAGGGACAGGACTGAAGACCTGTATTTTGTCTCTTACTTagtctgtgttttctttgttgaTGGAAGAACAGGGCTCCGATCATGGTGAAAGCAAGAAACATTCCAGAGAGAATCACAAAGATGCGGATGCAATCTGAGCTGCACAGGGACCTTTGGGCTGTGATAGGCAGGAGCCATGCAAGGGTTTTTGGAGAGGGCCTAGGTCTTGTTTCCCCTCAGCCCAAGCAGGCTGTCACccctcctcccatctctctcccaccccctcccccgctgctaCCATTGGACCAAGTTCTTTCCTAATCCCTagactctgcttcttccccttcttcccctgacTCCTAGGAGCTTTCTGGCTGGCTTCCCTCTCCTGTATGCAGTCTCTCCGGAGgtagagaatgtggagaaaactCACGTGGCCAGTGGGTGGAGAGAGCTGGGGCAGGCAGCCAACTGAAGTCAGCCAGAGTCTGCACCTGCCGGACTGTCCTGGCCTCCTGCATCTCTGGAAAAAGAGACAGGGTGAGCAGCAGCAGGGAACCTCCTAGGGCACAAGCCTGGGCTGAAGGAAGGCCCAAGGCCTAAGACGCACGGGGAGATGGGAAGGCTGACCGGCCGACCAGGCAGCTTatgtggggagggtggtggttgGGGCACGACCCTTACCCCCGTGACTGGACAAAGTGTTGCCTGGAACTTACTTTTGGCATAAGGTAAGTGGGTGGGTTGTGGGTGTGGGCCCGGGGCCCGGGATGGTTGAGGCAGTGTCAGCAAGGCGTTTGAAGGAGGATCGCACTCCGTGCACTCCTTGTCCCTGCACTGCCAGCCCTTGGGGCAGGCACACTCTGCATTTGTGGTGAGGGTACAGTTTCGGATGAGAAGacctggggacagaggagggcgGGAGGAACACAAGAAGCTCAGGCCTCCAAGACCTGCCGGGCGCACTTGCTAAATCCTGCCCTGGGCTCCCATCCCAGGCCCACCTCCGGGGACTCCTGCCCCAACCACACAAaggcctgcccctcccttcctgtcACCCAGTGCCTCTGCCTTCATTACTAGCATCATTAAAGGAGACACTTGGGGCTTTTCCTTTATTCATGGTTCAGAAATGCCAActataaaaagtagaaacagcTTGCAGGATTTTCTCTCCTATTCACTGGCATTTTGATAACTTCTCAGTGGGTGGACAGAGAGGTACACAGGTCATAAGTGTGAACTTGCTACAAACTGGACCCATGAACAAGAGCAGCAGCGTTCCTCTCTAGGCACTACATCCTCTCACCCACAGATAGCCACAAGCCTGACTTCCTAACACTGCAagttcattttgcttatttttgtccTGTATTTGTGTAGTCATGCCTGGGTACTCACTTGTGTCTGACACTCTTACTCAATCCtttgtgaaattcatccatatCGTAACTGCAGACTGTTCATTCTCATGCTGTATAGCAtttcactgtatgaatataccataattcatgtgtctgttctgttaatgggcatttgggtagtttccagttTTTAAGCAGTCAGGAATAGTGCTGCTATGGTCCCTGTTACTAGAGAGTTCCTTGATTAATAACATAGTTTGCctttagaatataaatttttttcaagtgtagACATCAGGTGCTGAGTGACTGCCGATAAATTATACTAGGGGAGGAGGATGTGAGGGGCACTGGGCTGGGTTGGGCTCACAGGTGGTCAGTGTTAAGAAGAGGAAGGTGATTCTGGGGAAGGCACCAGCACCCGGATTTGGGCCAGGCTTGAGCCTAGCCTGGTGGGGCCCTGGGACAGTGCCTTTCCTGACAGGCAGAAGAGGGGTGCAGAAAGGAAGGCTGGAGGATGCCAGAGATGACGACCAGGGCTCTAACAATTCCTTTAGCAGATGCTTTTTGtcagaaaagggagagggacacagaTTCCTTCTTCCCATCCTTATGCCCCTATGGTTGCTTCTTTTGGAATTCTGACTAGTAATTGCTACCAGAATTTGGTTTCCTTGTGGCTTACCAGGAATCGTGAGCCAGCCTGGACAAGGGTCTGCAGGACGAGAACAGTGATAGGGGAGGTAACAGTGAccgtgagagagagaagagataggCAAAGGTGAGGAAGATCACCAGAGGCAGTGGTCAGGAGGGTATCTGCCCAAAGGGAAGAAGGGttaagggcagggctgggcttgGTTACCCGTGGAAGGATTGCCATGGTTTTCAGTGATGAGGATCCAGAGACCTGGGAGTTCTCTTCACCACATATAACCTGTGCCCCAAATTCCAGGCCGATGTCAGGCACTTCTCCATCTTACCCATGGGAACACTGAGGTCCAGAGGGGGCCATACTCATTCAGCCTCCCCCTGACCACCTCACCCCTGGCCACCATCCCCTGGAGTCCTGCAGCCAGTCGCTGCATGGGTGCTGTGGAGACCTCTGGGCTGAGTGTTACATAGAAGGGTCATGGAGCACAGCGAAGGGCGCGCGGGCAGGCTCAGTATTGGGAAATGGCCTTCTGGTGGGGCCTACAGCGAGTGGGGAGGCTCTGACCAAAGTATTCCAACCCTGCTGGGGTTGCTGCCAAGAAGAGAAAAGCATCccttaacatatttttaagttaagtGGACTGAGGAATACTTGTGTATTTAAGATGTTGTTTTTTGACTGATTGGCAATGGCAAAACCTTTTGCTGAGTTCATTTTTAAAGACGACAGTGTAAAAGGCCTACTGAGACCAAGCACATTTTATAGGTAAGCAGTGTAGTAGTTCGGTTCCGGAGTCCTCAGAAGGGTCCCTAGGGGGAACATTTGTTCAAAGGGGCCGCTTTAGAGTCTGTGACTCTATCCTGGCTGGCACAGTTTCTGAAATTCTAGCTAAGCTGGAggaataataaaagaattcatAACAGAGCTGCAGACATTATACTTCTTCAttgaagaaagataaaattacaaaataaacaagaaaaacatgggccacatatatattcattttcctaAATTGGCTTtcgtgcaaaaaaaaaaaacaaaaaaaaacgaagaagaaGAATGTTCTCCACTGGCTGGTATTGTTATACCCTAAGAAAGAGGTACTTCAGGTTCTAAACAAACGCGCACTTCAGCCAGCCAGTTCatcaatggggggggg
The sequence above is drawn from the Zalophus californianus isolate mZalCal1 chromosome 9, mZalCal1.pri.v2, whole genome shotgun sequence genome and encodes:
- the CD27 gene encoding CD27 antigen isoform X1, which translates into the protein MARPPPCWLWLLGTLAGLSATPAPKRCLEKQYWVQGELCCQACKPGTFLVKDCDRPGEAPQCDPCVPGASFSPDHHSRRHCESCRHCNSGLLIRNCTLTTNAECACPKGWQCRDKECTECDPPSNALLTLPQPSRAPGPHPQPTHLPYAKKMQEARTVRQVQTLADFSWLPAPALSTHWPPQRSLCSSDCIRIFVILSGMFLAFTMIGALFFHQQRKHRLNKEESPVVPAEPCPYSCPREEEGGAIPIQEDYRKPEPASYS
- the CD27 gene encoding CD27 antigen isoform X2 → MARPPPCWLWLLGTLAGLSATPAPKRCLEKQYWVQGELCCQACKPGLLIRNCTLTTNAECACPKGWQCRDKECTECDPPSNALLTLPQPSRAPGPHPQPTHLPYAKKMQEARTVRQVQTLADFSWLPAPALSTHWPPQRSLCSSDCIRIFVILSGMFLAFTMIGALFFHQQRKHRLNKEESPVVPAEPCPYSCPREEEGGAIPIQEDYRKPEPASYS